ggatggatgtgggaTGGGTGAGGGGATggtggggctaggggatggatTTGGGGTGGATGGGTGGGGATCGGGGGTAGGGACAACTCTCGGGGTAGCAACAGATGAACGAGACCCACGTCCGACAAGAGCTCTGCTTGTGCTTGGGCTTTGAGTAGGCGCTGCCGCAGGAGTAGCTGCCTCCTCATTCGGGGCCTCAGGGATAGGAGGTTGTACACGGCCAATCTCCTGCACTGCATTTAGCACATCAGTAATGTCCTTGTGGTCCTCGGTGCCCACTGGGTGACGCCTCAACAAACGGGCATATCCTTCAATCTGACATGAAAAAACCAGGTATATTAGTAATGCAATACCAGGTATATTAGTAATTCAatcgataataaaataaacattggTTTCGAATTGGTTCTGCTAGTAATAATTGCAAGTTATAGAGTAGACAAAAtgctaattaaaaattcaacaaataGAAAAGTTACCATTATAATCAATTTAGCACCGAGGACATTGATGAACCTCCGAGTTACCCTTTTGTACCAACCGAAGTACTTGTGTTGTGGAGGCATATCACCAAGCACTGCCTCACAACGCTGTTGAAGGCGACTACCCCACTCTGTAATATGCGCAGCATGTTTCCGCATCCAATCAACACCAACCTTCCCCCTCAAATCAATGGCATGAAGCGCTGTATCGGTGTCAACATTACGGGGAATTTCTTGGATCATCCCGAATTGACGAACGACACGATCcggtgtatgtttctctactagGTGGAAACATACAAGTGGCACCGTTGCCGTCCACACGGCCCTCCCTGCAACGCACCACGGCGGAAGGTCCTCGAATTCAGCTTCATACGGCTGCCACACCACCTACGACAGCCAAAAAACAAGCAACACATTAGGCAACAATGTTTATATGTCAAAGTTCACCAAACCTATATCTTGTTCCTAAACATATTAAATAAGGCATTTTCATACCTGGCCTGGCAACATTGAAGCTATTTGCTCGCGGTACCTGTCCAGAAAGATGTGGGCGGGcctgtttttcttgtttgggaccCACAACCACCTACAACCCAGAACAAGGGAGCATATTAACCGATATAACTTAggaaatttgacacaaaattatagTGTATAACCTCTATTTCAAATTGTTTAATATAGACTTAAATAATTCCTAGaagcttttaaaataaataaattgaagttaCATGACGTGTATGAGGTAAAGACTTACTTCAGGGATAGTGGACCACGAACTGGAGGACCATAAGCATCCACTGACGGGCCATTAGTGACTGTCGGGCACAAATATGGGAACCTGGCCCATGCCCAATATTGGACCAACAACAAACACCCACCAATCTGATTAGCTTTCTTATCGCTTGCCCTGCATAACTCTCggtacaaccatgcaaggcaagcactTCCCCAGCTGTACCTTCGTGGGTTGCGAAGGTCTTCCAACTGCTGCACCCACATTAGATGCACCCTATCGCCGGATTTGTCCATGAAGATTGTGTCCCCTAGTAGCgctaggatgtagcatcgtGCGTACTTATGCAACTGATCCTCTGTGGCATTAGGCGGCAATGGATTGGCAACAGCTTCCAAAAGCCGTTGGATGAGAATCCTCTGGCCATGAAGTTCCTTTCTCTGATTATTTACAGGTCGAAAGCCAAGGAATTCGTCACACACATTCTCCCATTCTTTCTGCGTGCTCCCAGTAATGACCTCGCCGTCAACAGGAAGCCCGAGAAGAACCTCCACATCTTGCAATGTGATGGTGACCTCACCATGTGGCATGTGGAAGGTGTGAGTCTCCTACCGCCATCGCTCCACTAAGGCCGTTATCAGGCCGTGGTCAATCTCTCTACCCGGGGTCCTGAggagtccctccaaaccaaGTGCCTTAATGATGTCAACGACTCGGTCGTCCACCATTGGCTCTCGGTCGGAGAACTCTTCAGTGCGGACACGGCATTTAAGGGACCCTGGATCCTGCACAGAACAAAACCATGGATTAATATATGACAGCAAGTGTGTGTACATTGTATGAATCAAATGCGTGTACATTCGTTAAATATTTAGTGTTGTGCTTTACCTGCCCATTCCAAATAGCTTCTGACCGATGGTTGGCCTGCAACGTTAACACCGACTGGTCAATGGGGCCAGGCTGTGCGTGGTCAATCTGTCCAGCATTTGCAGCAGCCATACTGCAAAAGAATGATAAGCAATTAGCACGTAATAGacattgaaaacaaaaagaaaaacatagatatatGAATTGGTGCTGCACTTggaatttatttcaatttttacaatGAATCAATCATTCTTAATTAAATGGAAGTTGTTCCTATTATGTTCACTTTCTTGGTAGTGGTTCTTGTATAGGTGAGTATTGGGATTGAGCTATGGAGACATAATAGCAAATACTAGGCGCTTGTTGAATGGTGATGCTATGGAGCCTATGGATCCATGGTATAAATGGTTTAAAGGAACTATTGACAAAACTGCTGCAAAGGAAGGAGGGAATAGCTACATTATTTGTGGAACTATAGAGGAAGTCAATGAGACAACTCTAAGGATAACAGAGCTACCAATCCGTAGATGGACACAAGATTACAAGGAATTCCTGGAATCTATTTCTTCTAGTAATAAACAATGCAAAGATCCTTTCATTGAGGTAAACCCAGCATTCAACAAGCGCCTAATATTTGCTACATATTGAGGTAAACCCACTAGCTGTATAATGAACTCGCTATATAAATGGTGAAATTCTAGGAATGTCAAGCAGCAATTTCTACATATGGTGGAAGTATAGAGAAAGCTACACTGCTACAATGCA
This genomic stretch from Castanea sativa cultivar Marrone di Chiusa Pesio chromosome 9, ASM4071231v1 harbors:
- the LOC142608847 gene encoding serine/threonine-protein phosphatase 7 long form homolog, with amino-acid sequence MPHGEVTITLQDVEVLLGLPVDGEVITGSTQKEWENVCDEFLGFRPVNNQRKELHGQRILIQRLLEAVANPLPPNATEDQLHKYARCYILALLGDTIFMDKSGDRVHLMWVQQLEDLRNPRRYSWGSACLAWLYRELCRASDKKANQIGGCLLLVQYWAWARFPYLCPTVTNGPSVDAYGPPVRGPLSLK